The DNA window CATTTAATGACCACTGATGAAGCTGTAGAGCTGGAAGCTGGAACAGGAAGATGACACAGGAGACCCAAAAATTTCTTACCTGACAAGACATAAACTTGCTCAGCTGGCTCCATGTGTGCTGTAGATGCCCCTCTCTCAGGATGGCACACTAAATCATCATCAGCTGAAACTAGGGTTGTAGCACTTGAGCCCTGGCCTGCATTTAATGGCTGCTCAATCTTTACCAGATAAGCTGTTTGGTCTACAAAgggaattattattttctgtggaaactGCTCTACATAGTGTGGAACCTCTGCGTCCATCATCAGCTCATCATCCCGATACAGTGATACAACCTCAGTGGTTGAGGTAACCTCAGCTTCGTTGCAGGAAGGCACAGCCTGCAATGGATCTCTAGGAGCAGGTGATGGTGAAAGAGGTGATGGTTCTTCCCACAAGGAGACCCAGGAAGCTTGATTTACATAATCAGCCTGGCTGGCTGAGGGCCCTAGCTCTCCAGCTATGGAGGACTGACTCTGCACTCCTGGTTGTGACCTAACAGCCTGTACAGAAGTCTTAGCTGCTGCGACAGTAGAATCATCTTCAGCAGCGCTTTGTACTGGTGTAAATTCATTCTCTGAGGTCTGAGAGTCTTCGTGAAGAGTCTGCACGCTGGTTGCCACATCCctcacagaataaaaagaatcaCAGTTACCTAGCACATGGGCAGCAAGCCGTGCAGGCTCAGCAGGGACATACACCAGTTCAGGTCCCTCAGGGGATGAAGGTCTGTCAGATCCAGAGGGAGGATTGTTTTCTGTGATGGAACTGGCTTATTGATGGGTGTTGAGTTACTTTGGAGCTATATTGAACATCAGGTTCTTCAAGGAGCTGGTCTTCCTCTGTGTCAGTACACTTATCCTTTTGCTTGGGCTCCCCAGAAAACAAAGTCTCTGTGTACTCTGtcctcttctcttcccatccCTCATTCCCATTTTCTGCAAGGTGAAAAGCACATAACAGCAATACATGAGCAactgtttccatttaaataaaatcaagagTAATTTCAGCACCAACTCAATTAGATGCTCTACAACACATTTATGAGACTTCCAGAGAGGGACTAATTTAAGGAGGGGGTTTGCTGCTTGCCTATTGATAcgggaaaagaaaattcagcgAGCAGTGGTACCGCTTCAAAATGTCAGAAGCATTGACTCTATTCCTGATCCTGCAGTGATTACTACATTCTTAGCTACTGCCCACAAACATTGCTACACTTATAGGTTAAAAGTTTAAACCTTTTACATTAAGCACATCAGATAAGCCAGCTAGGAGACCATGACTCCTCTTTGCAACACATCAGAACTCTCTGGATCCATACAAGTTATTTTAGATGCATAGATGGTGACTTTTTAGCTTCCTCAAGAATCCTGGATACCTGTCAGTTCAACTAATCAAGTGAAGAAGAGACATGAACAAGTTTGAGAGAGTGAAAAATGGCTTCTAGATTCATTGACAAGGGCGGAACACAAGAGAGTACTTGTGGGATCAAAACAGTGTTCCATCACATGGTTATTAAAACCCTTcgcatggggaaaaaaaaaacccaacaaaccaagaGGTCTGGTTTCTATCATGATTAGCAAGTGTTGGCCAATACATAAAGCCAGCACAGCAGGAGACGAGAAGGCAAGTCTTTACTATGTCATCACAGTTCAGCACtgagctgttttctgcagtcaTGACTGGATGAGATCAGAAATCATAACTCAAAGGATGACAGAGCTAAATCCTGTCTGAAAAAACAGTTTGACAGCCATCCCAAGCCAACACAGAGCCATTTCTAATCCCATGTCAGTACTGGGCAAtgtcacagaaaagaaaggctcCCTTGCAGCTACGTGAACGAGCCAGCTGCCCACTGGTACACCACTGGTCCCAAAACACGTGCTGGCACCATGGGTGGGAGACTCCAGTGACTGAAGAAAAGGGAGTATATcacacccatttttaaaaagttaataagGAGGGCTCTGGGAACTACTGACTAGGCAGCCTGGTGAGATCATGGtacagatcctcctggaagatACATCGAAACATACAGAAGACAGAGGTGATATTGAGAgagccagcatggcttcactgagggcaaatcatgcctgactaacctagtggccttctacgatggaCTGACAGCATCAGTGGACACAGGAAGGGCTATGGATGCCATCTACCTGGATTTATGTAAGGCCTTTGATACAGTCTCCCAAAACATTCTGGCTGCTAAACTGGGGAGAGATGGGTCTGATGGATGAACTATTTGATGGATAAGGACttggctggatggctgcatCCAAAAAGTTACAGTTGTCAGCTCAGTGTCCAGGTGGAAACCAGCAATGAGGGGTGTCCCTCAAgggtccatactgggaccaatactatttaatatcatCATCAATGACAGAGTTGGaccgagtgcaccctcagcagatggcagatgacaccaagcttACTGGTatggttgacacactggagggatgggatgccatccagagggacctggacaggcttgaggagtgcGCCCATGcaaacttcatgaagttcaacaaggctaaatgcaaggtcctgcacataggTTGGCACAATCCCCAATATCAATACAGACTGGAGgaagaatggattgagagcagccctgaggagaaggactgggggtactggtggatgaaaaaatgggcatgacctggcaatgtgcacttgcagcccagaaagccaactgtatcctaggctgcatcaaaagcagtgcagccagcaggtcgagggaggtgatcctgcccctctactctgctcttgtgagaccccacctggagtactgcgtccagctctgggggccccagtacaggagagacatggagctgttagagtgagcccagaggagggcaatgaagatgaccagagggctggagcacctctcctgtgaggacaggctgagagagttggagcTGTGCAGCCTGGAAcagagaaggctccagggagaccttatcgtGGCCTTTGAATACTTAAAGAAGGCTGTaagacagagaaagactttttacaagggcctgcactgacaggacaagaggcaacagttttaaactgaaagagcatagatttagattagatatcagggttggggtttttttgttgtttttttgattTCGTTTGGTTTGGGGGAGgggtgtttgtgttttgttttggtttttttgcaatgagggtggtgagacctGGTTTCCAAGAGAacttgtggatgccccctccctggaagtgctcaaggccaggttggatggggctttgggcaacctggtctagtggagggtgtccctgcccgcagcaggggggttggaactaggtgatttttgaggtcccttccaacccaaaccattctatgattccaaaTCACACTGCaatatcttaaaattaaaatgaccaAAGGCATCCAGGCTCTCCTATATACTCAAGGGGAAAGTATAGCATCCCAGGGGACTAATTCTTCCCACATTACACGGAAACATGCGCTTTCTGAAGATGCCTGCCTTTTCAATAGCCAAGAGCCTGACTAGGGCTAGTTAGGATGCATCCCATAATAAGTGAAAACTACTTCCATCCATTCCAGTTGGAACATTGTCTCAAAATACCTTAAAGGAACAAACAACAACTATCTTACCGCTAACGAACTCAAACTTTTCAACCAGTTTTGTTATATCCAGGTTTGGATGCCCtgcaaacagaagcagagattAAGCTGGAGGAGACTCGCACTCTCAAATAGCTCAGCTCTTCACATGAAGCTCCGGTCGGAACAAACTTTTTTGAAAGGTGACGAGCTCATGGAAATAGCAAAAAACTCAGCAATGTCATCTGGGTTGTTTTCCATGATAGCCCAGCTCACTCCCTCAAGCAGGCTCTTGAGGCCACGTGGAACAATCAGCCTGATCTTTGAAGACTGCATCTTCCCCACCTCAGGTCAGCTTACGATTTCTCACCTGTACAAACCGAACCCCGCGGCTGAGCGTCTGTCCCACCCCAGTGTGAAGCGTCTAATGCCGACGCTGTGATCGCAGCTGCTCATCCCTTGCCATGCCCTCAATAACCTCCTCCACCCCTTCCCAAACACTCTTTTAACTTAAAGGGGGTATTTACCATTTGCAGTGGCCAAACCCTTAACTCTCCCCCTCTGTGCCTTTAGGCAGCGGGAGGCACAGTCAGGGGGCCCAGCCAACTAGGGAACCACCTCGTGAATTCACCTGCACCCCAAATTCCCGGTTTTTAAAGATAAACCCCACCAAAGCACCCCCTGATGAGCCACAAAAGCCATTTGTGTTCAAGCAAAGAGTTTACAGGATGCttctcccccccttccccccgtACTTGCTAGTTCCTGCCCCCTGCCTCCCGCCGGCACCCCCCCAATGAGggtggcaggcagggcagccaGGGAGGGCCGCCACACCCAGCCAGGAGGGTGTGACATCACAGTGCATGTGCGTCATCGACACGGCAGTGCGGAGGTTCAGAGCCAACAGCGGCTGTGCTCCAGTGCTGCGGCGTTACTGGTTGgtcaaaaagaattaaaaaaaaaaaaaaaaaaaagagtaggagGTGAAATACACAATTAAAATTTACACTTGCCAGAGTGCTCTGCAGCCAGGTGATGCTGCTGCTTAGCATCGAGGGCTTTCCTCCTGCAATAAACACCTCATCACTCAAGCAGCGGTGCATTTAATGGACACGAACATTTGAGCACCACTCTATTTGTAATccttttaataatatattttaagaccAAAGTACGATGATGTGGCTGCCGTCGCTCAAGACAAGCTGCGTAAGGGCTGCAAGAGCAAGGCCGAACACCCACAGGTGCTGCCCACCACGGGGCTCATGAGCACCCCATGAACTGCTGCGTGTCCTCCCTTCCCACGCTACTGTGAAACCCcttcctgccttctcctctgaCTCACCTTCAAGCTTGTAACCCGCTGAACTGGTGGGGCAGGCAGAACCCCTCTGAGGAAGGGTTTCGCCTTTGCTGAAACACCAGCTTTCCTTCCCAGCAACAGCCAAACCAGCAACATTTCTTCCCAGCACTGGAAGAGTGTAACTTTGTGCTCACCCTCAGGTTATGATGACTTCACACGATCCAATGCTGCAACCTGTGGAAGACAGAAAGGCTGCAGCCGCAtccctcccacccctctgcCAGCCGTGGTAGAGCGGGTGGGCATGCAGACCCATCCCCCAGTTCGCAGCCTGGCCTTTTCACATAGGTGACATGCAACACCCGAGGGGTTTACACCCAGGTAACAGACTGTAGAACAGAGCGCCTGAGAAGCGATGTTTGGTGCTGACCTCTGGCAGGAGCTCAGAGCAAACGGCTGGGCACTGTAACCACAACAGCGACACCCAAAGAGGAACCAGATTATTCCTTAATACAGCTCCATTCATATTGTAGAACCTTATGATTGCAAGGGCAAAACCTGAACCAAACCTCAACAGCCCCAGGGATAGCATTTGCTTTCCAGTGCACATTTTCAGTGGATACACAGAATAGCATTTTCTGTTCCAGtaaaacaagcacaaaaaagGTAACTGTATAGTGCCATATTTTCAAGCTTACCCCTAACTGGGTTTCTGAGGATCATGAAGGCAAGCCATGATCAGGAgtctgctgtggggaaaaaaacttttatcCCCCAACCATGCTAGAGATCATTCTTCAAGAAGCCTGGAAAACCATCCTCTACCCACCTGCTCCTGCATTCCTGGAGGTCTGCAACTCTACAAAAACCGGAGGGGAAtcccagcagcactgaagaTTTAAGACTCAAGTGTCATTGCTATGAAAGCACTTAGACTATCTACAACAGCTTCCTTTAATAAGTAATGTGTTCATAAtagttcatttaaaattaacagaatattGTATCACTTTCAAGTTAGTTCACTGGAAAATATGTTAATGGTAAACTTACTAGAAAATGCTTCTTCCATAAAAGAATCCTTAGAAAGTAATTTCTCATTAAGAAAACTTACAATAGCTCATCAGTCCTGGAGAGTGACAATACAGACCATGatattaaaaaaggtaaatatgaATATGCTATGACCTGTGAAATTCAGAAGAATAGCTTCGCTATAGAAAGAATAAGGCATACTTCAAGTATGTATATGATGACTAGAAAATGTATAATTTCTGGAGTCAGGAGAGTAATCTGAAGTCTAGATTTCTGTATGGAGAACGTAGAGAAGCAACAGGACTTCATAAAGGCATGAAACATACCTGTGTGCAAATGCAGTCATGTGGTTACTTAAAACCATCCTCAGCGAATACAGATCAGGAGATAACTTGAAAATTTGCTTCTTCTGAAAACTCTCAAAATTCTAGGTATGCAAAGCTCTGCACAGCAAAAGCTTCAAAGATAAGTACAGATGTcataaaccacagaaaaaaattatcatcagaGGTAACTGAACAGAAGCATAAACctcctgaaatatttaaaaaagttGCAGCCCCTAACATAAAAGCATGTCTGTCTGAAACttaatgtggtgggttgaccttggctggaggccaggtgcccaccaaagccactgtATCACCCCCCTCCTTAGAtacacaggggagagaaaatataacaaaaagtttgtgggtcaagataaggacagggagagatcactcaccagctactgtcatgggcaaaacttggggaaattaatttattaccaatccaatcagagtagggtaatgagaaataaaaccaaatcttaaaacactgtcctccacccctcccttcttcccgggctcaacttccATCtcgatttctctccctcctcccccccagcagcacagggggatggggaatgggggttgtggtcagttcatcacacatcgtctctgccgctccttcctcctcagggggaggactcctcacactctgcccctgctccagcctggggtccctcccacaggagacagtccttcaccgACTtttccaacgtgagtccttcccaggggctgcagttcttcatgaactgctccagcgtgggtcccttccatggggtgcagaccttcaagatcagactgctccagcatgggtcccccatggggtcacaagtcctgtcagcaaacctgctccagcctgggcttcccacagggtcacagcctccttcgggtgtctcTGTCTGCTCTGGCATAGGGtcctctatgggctgcaggtggatatctgctccataatcagcctccatgggctgcaggggtacagcctgcctcaccatggtcttctccaggggctgcaggggaatcttgctcctgcacctggagcacctcctgcccctccttctgcactgaccttggtgtctgcagggttattcctctcacatattctcactcctctatctcgctgcagttgctgttgcacaggttctttcccccttcttaactgttaccccagaggcgctaccaccatcactgattggcttggccttggccagcggtgggtccgtcttagagccggctggcattggctctgtcagacatgggggaagcttctggcagctccACACAGAAGCCAACCCCGtatcccccctcccccccccgctaccaaaaccttgccatgcaaaaccaaaacatgctGCTCTTATGTCTGGCAATGAATTCACTGTGCTGGAACTCAAATGGTGTTTTTGGAAGCCATCTACAGTAAATCCATCATACAAAGTGTACCAGCTACTCTACTAAAACATGTGGCTCCAAACTGAAGAGCCTGTCAGTCCCAGAGCAGTTTGCCCAATTGAAGGCAACTACCCTGTCTTAACCGTCCTTTGCCTCATTTGCAGAAGTAATAGCTTCCAGATTATGTTAAAATCTTATGAGAGAGAAATGTCTTAATGGACAGAAATTCAGTAAATCAAGGTCCCAGATAAGCCTTAAGTTTCTGCCCAAAAAAGGCTCAGTTTATTCATTAACTCTTTATTAGTTTACAACAGCTTAATGGATTGCACTGGTTGGGGgccagttttgttttgttttttaaacttgcaaTCTTTTTCAAAGCTTCAGCTAAACAGGCAGAAGAGGACTTGTGTTTTTTGCAAGTACTTATCTTTATATTTCTGCTTGCCACACACCTCAGTAGAATTCTAAGTGAGGGTTTGCAGTCATATGCAAAAATCTCCACGAAAACTTCTTGCTTTTCCTACCAAAGgtacaaaatactgtttttatttaaggTGTATTTATGCTTGTCTCAGACTCTGTCTTCCTCTTCATCAAGGCCTTTGCTATAAGTCACACCTGTGGAGAGAAGTATATGTCCCAGGAGtacaattatctttttttttccccccatactGTTAAATATCTTGTTCTTAGAGAAAGACTGGCAGGTGTTTGTTATGTAAATGGATCTGCTCAGCCGAGTTTGACAGTCTCTTTCTCCCCTCAAATATTCAACTCTAACAACCTTTTTTCTCTTAACCTCTTCACCAGGGAGCCTCTCTGGGCACCTTCTAGAGGTAAGCACAACTTGCcaaaaaattactcaaaaaCACTGAGGACCACCCAATCGTGCAAAACTCAATAGATTACTTGATCAAATTGTCCACTGGAACACCATCTTGGAAGGAGACACATCAAAAGacaaacagcatttttgaaaacataGCAATGAAATAATAGAGGTAAGACAAATGCAGATGAACTCCCCCCACGGCTAAAACACACTGGTTAAAACACAGCAGCTACAGAAATCATTAAAATCTTGGGTAATGAAGCAAAAAGGTTCTGAGCAGAAGCAAGAAGGCAATGTGTAATCATAATATGCACCTATCCTGGTAACCTATGCTGAGTCCAGTTTTGGAGTCTGAACTTACTTTAGAAAAGTATggtgaaaaatagaaatagctCAGTATTTAACTCTAGAAAGCCTGCCTCAAGTTGACTGTCTCATTTATATTTTGCTCATGCAAACGAGCACGAAGTGAcctgaacatttttttataacatCTACACTGAGACATGGCAAAGAACACAGCATCTGatagagcagaagaaaatatgaagagaTGGAGCGTCTGGAAACCAAAGCTACAGACCTCTAGGTTTAGAGGAGCTGAGGGAGCGGATCCTTTCAGGCACTGGTCCTTCCGCAGCAGGTCACCACGCCGACCTTCTGCACCTCATTTGCTCATAGGTAGTCCCTTCTGCAAGCACTCTGGAGATGTATGCAATgccagcaacaacaaaaaaaccctacaaagaTGGAAGGGATACTAAACAGTACAATATTTAAGTGTAATTCAATCAAGGGAAGCGACCTTGAGTATGCATGTAGCAGAGGTGGGGAAATCACTTTTTGTCATCTACTAACAGTGGCACGATTTTGTAAATGATCAGTGGAACAAGTTTCACAGTTCAGGGAGAATACATATTTGCAACATTGTGATCAAGTTAGGCCTTGCGTAAAATATCTCAATCTTTTTTTCCGGTGCATCTTGTACACTGACTAATTTCATATAAGAATTTGCTTGGGCATAAATTAAGAGTAGTGTATATAGGAACAGAGAATTCAGTGTAAAAACAGCAGGTTCCCATGCTTTCTGAATCTCCGTATAGAATATCGTATTTTAATTGTTCTCTGGTCAAAATGAACCAGAACTTGCCTGTATATTTCCATCTTCTGCAAGTCAACTTTGCTAGATAAAAGTAGCTTTTCTATCAGTATTTTCTACCTCAAAACATTAGAACACAAGACAGTATTGTATAAGCATCTACTCAAACTGTAATTAGCAAAGAAACAATTCCCCACTcctgctttcccctcccccccccaaactcctaatttatataaaaagtaatttggTGTAGGGCTCCTTCAGGCTGAAGGATTTCAGGCAGTATACCTGTAGTTCTTACTCCTGAAGTCCAGTGGAGCCTACCATTTGTGTTCtaggctgcctgcagagcctcTGCTGAGACCAGGGCAGGCATGCTGGCCAGATGCCACTGGCTGCCCTATTGCCCTAAAGACAGCAAagtataaattcatttttttaacattagcTTTAAGATTACTTGTTTGCGATTGCATGATTTTTCATGAAAGTGATTGCTACCACTGTTAGTATTTTGTAATGATGACTGGAAAGGGAATTTGAGTGTCATTTATAGGCTACCCTGCTTTCACTCCACTGATTAGCACCCTCCTGACGCCACCCACAGCCCCTCACCAACCTGATGCTAGCTCCTGTTCAACCTTCAAACAGTTACAGAGCAATTTTTAAACACCAGTATGATCAGCTATTGGAAAGACAATTAGATTgttgtaaattaaaaagcaattcaatACAACATTTGGggaattttatttaagaataaagCATAACTAGAATATGAACCAAGCATTCAAAGTcagacagagaagaaattaaagtgCTTGCTTTAGAGtaaattagaaacatttttcaaaggtgTAGGAATACAACAAATACAACTGTGTgtggttctttttctttaatgaagaaCAAGTAAATCTGATGTCTTAAAACTGCATCTTAAACTTTGTTCACTGTATGGTTGATCTCAACATGACACATGTAACTCACTTTCTAAACCAGAAGACTATAATTATACTGGAAGAACAAAGGCTGAGGTAATTGCTGACTAGAAAACTTTGTTACAGAGTCACTTGACATCCCAGAAGTTTTCCCAATACTTGATATCATCTTGTTCAGGAGGCcaccatttaaaagaaaaaatttgagGAGCAAGGGAACAAAACTCAtgtccactttttttttttttaatttactcagAAATATAAAAGTGCAAGTTCTGTAAATTAACAACATTTACAGTACATCACAATAAATATGCCATTTTGTGACATCTAAAAATTCTagtaatttatttgaaatgagtCATATTGAGATTAAAAACTGCATCAACATCAACAAAAATACCTGACCCAGTAAAGATAGTCTTAACATATTAACTAGCAAGATGCATATTCCATTATTGCTATTAGACCATGCCTCCGAGTTccaaagtataaaaaaaacTTATcagtttacagaaaatacagttgaAATTTTTCTCATCACAGGCACAAtctaacataaaaaataatttt is part of the Balearica regulorum gibbericeps isolate bBalReg1 chromosome 2, bBalReg1.pri, whole genome shotgun sequence genome and encodes:
- the CABYR gene encoding calcium-binding tyrosine phosphorylation-regulated protein, yielding MQSSKIRLIVPRGLKSLLEGVSWAIMENNPDDIAEFFAISMSSSPFKKVCSDRSFISITENNPPSGSDRPSSPEGPELVYVPAEPARLAAHVLGNCDSFYSVRDVATSVQTLHEDSQTSENEFTPVQSAAEDDSTVAAAKTSVQAVRSQPGVQSQSSIAGELGPSASQADYVNQASWVSLWEEPSPLSPSPAPRDPLQAVPSCNEAEVTSTTEVVSLYRDDELMMDAEVPHYVEQFPQKIIIPFVDQTAYLVKIEQPLNAGQGSSATTLVSADDDLVCHPERGASTAHMEPAEQVYVLSAMASSEAGQPPPSSNVWTLYCLTDLRQGQKSPPSFPPAGASVPYSQATLSLSRGEDQQCGQLSQVSAPIYVMQEDRKRGNAPPFILVGSNIQNAQDWKPLPGPTVFAQQGAGARRRLTTVPVARSADEETDMASPNFHSAEETGAMPRTAPVFSVAIPLDDMMSAKKGSPAGDKHTGINALAESYGIAGQIPITAGPMPRAGP